TAGAAACTGtagaaacatattttttttatttttaagcatatAAATAATGCAAGATCCCTACATATTAGACTCCGGGAGTAGAAGGAGACTGATattttatgattctttaatACTAGATAATTCTCACTTGCCTCCAATATAGGTGACGGAGTTGAGATAGTTATCCAACAAATTACGGCCATAGCTGCATCGCCCCTACCAACCATTATCATATACAATGAATTTTTAATAATAACTATTATTTCATCGTAATGACAGTTACACATGAACAATGATGGTTGTTATTTAACATTTTCACCATTCACCTAAtaaaattacattttttttaaaattaaaatctaattatcAGCTCAGAAAAGTTTTCATTTAATTCAACATTGTTATTAtcgaatatttttttatatatatattttcttccAAATATACCCCATCCAAGGTAAATATAACAGTTGTGAATTGTGATTTTGACAGCATCAACATTGTGGGaaagcaaaattatatttaaaatcacaagtGGCGCGGATGATTTGAGAGGCAAGCGGGTCCAATGGCCCCTGGGGAGGCATAATTTAAGGGGCCTGACGGCTTTGAGCCTATGTTGGTTCGAAGTAAATGAACGCTCCCTTTGAGCCACGGTTCTCTTTTATATTTGAGCATGGGTACGAGATAATGTTTTCTTTGCCtaaaagcaaagaaagaaatccTCCAACTAGGCTGAAACCAAAAGCCCAAGAAGGTGGGATGATGATCTTGCCAGGTCTCGAAACAGAGGACTGAAGTGCCATAAATTCTTTGTCAATTAAAACAATGAGAAAAGCACCATTCAGAGTAGATCACTGTTAAGAGGGTGGCGATTTAATGATACAAATTTCCTCGCACCAATTGAAACAAACGCCAAACGGGTTTTATACTAGTTTTGGAGAGAATGTCAAATGGCTCAGTTGATGAAGTCATTAGATATTGATATCAGTGACCTAGATTTAAATCCTTCATTTttcatttcattttcttttttatttatattaataaaatttctattaacatgaaatattaaataatattatgaaaatgaaaataatttaaCGACAAGATTTATTGTCGTTTCTTGCATGTCTCTTTAAGAATGTAAACCAGCAAAAGAATGAAGCTGCATTCATTTCTTGCTAAACACTTAAAATCTGTTTCCCCGATAGATAGTGCAAGGCGCGAAAGAACAAGCAACGGCTTTTGCCGTTGCGCATTAGCGCAGCCGTTTTCTTTTTCGTAGCGCGTTAGTTTTGAGGCTGCGCCCCTCCGTTTTTCACCTTAAAACGCAGCGTCAAGGGCATATAGACTTTAGGACCTGGCTTCCCTATGTCTTCCTAGGGAGGTAAGAAGGAGAATGTAGTCAAAATATATGCGTTTTACAAACTGCAAACCTCTCCTAAGAGCGAATTTTCTGGAAAAGGGCTGTAGCCAAACTTTAACAAGAAAGTTAAAAGCATGAACACTATGAATAACTTCATTAATACTGCCTCAAATCTTAAAATGTATAATCCACTTGAAGCTTTATTTAGACTGGATATAAAAGTGTATCTCATTTCAATTATTCCAAACCTGTATGTAAGGAATCAAAATTTTCACTTTAACTGTATACCAAAAATCAAAAACCCTTTTGCACTGCAAGAACATGGCAGCCAAGTTCCCATTCtgacaaaaatttaaaaaaaaacaccagGAAGAACCAGCTTATTTCTATCTAATACTACAAATAACCTTTTTTGAGTATAAATACAGATGATAAATTGTATAGATAAATTTCTCTAACTCTACAACCTAGGTGATTCTGGGAACAGCCTCACAAGTCGTGAAATTCCAGTTCAGGAATGCCCTGGTCATTGGTAAGCCCATATTCCATATCTTGATTCATATGTCTGATAAAATCGCAGTCATCAACCATGTCAGCCGGTGTTTGCTCCATTGGACACCAGGTTCCCAGGCTCTTCCCATCTGAACTCTGAATTCCGAGTGAGAGAGCTGAAGGAGTGCCGTAATGCCCGATGGTATTtgcatccacgcttccaacctGGTCTTCCTCGCTCTTCATATTCTGGGTGGTAGCGGTGCTATTCGATGGATACGAGTCCATATTCCCCAGTATATCTTCAATGCCAAACATGTCCTGGGGTAGATCCTGTAAGGAATCAAAATGTTTAAAAAgctcctcatctgcctcagtctTCGCCATGCTCGTAACAGGTTGTTCTGCAGTTGATTGTGGAGGGTTGACACTTCTTGTTTCATCTCCTGCTTCTAGTTTTGGAGCCTCAACTCCTGATTCCTCAACACCAGAAACGTTGGAATGCTGTGACATGGTTGTTGTAGATTCATAGGATGCTGCATTTGCCAAGGTTGTATCTTTAGCTGCAATCCCGCATTCAGGGAGATTGAGGCGGGCACAGGGACCATACATAGCCCTTGCAGCTTCGTCATAGGCCATAGCAGCGTCCAATGCAGTGTTAAAGGTTCCAAGCCATAGGCGGCTGCCCCGGTTGGGCTCTCGGATCTCTGCAACCCACTTGCCCCAAGTACGCTGCCTCACACCACGGTAATTACAGTGCGAATTTTCTgggcctccttttccttgcatgCATCCTTTCCTAGAACCCTTAGCAGGCACTCTCCGGGCATATTTATCAACATCACTGGAGCAGTCCAGTTGCCTGTTTAGCTCTCTCCACTTGGCAATTACCTCCGCTACAGGATGGGAGCCATCGTGCCGATTTCGCACCCTTTTCTTCCTGGAAGCAAAGCAAATAGACAGACAAGCCATTAAGCAGGAGATAAAAGGATCATCAGGTACAAGAATACTAGAGAAGTAGGCACGGCACTCAGTATTGGATAACATGGAGAAGTGAATTGGCAAATTTAacgaaaataaacaaaaatattcAAACAATCTCTGAAAATATCAGATAAACAACGTTCCACTTCCATGATCAACAAAAAAATAGCTAGCCTTGCTACAATCTCTTACCTCTGTAAGCACAAATATCCAAAGAGACGTTAGAAGCAGACTTTCTGCAGAATACCCGAGGCAAACTATCTATATCAAAGATTAGCGTGAATATTTTAGCTAATTGCAACCAATTTTCCAATACTACTTGATTGTATATAagatcatatacatatttgcttACATGGTCGCTTTCAAAGTACATATCCAATTGACAGATCATGAATCGGAGCAGCCTTTTCTTAAACTCAAGACTTCCATATTATCTGGGAGATTAATAGCCAGCTCAAAATCAAAATTGTCTTTTGGCTCCTCTTACAAAATAGGATTGCAACTTCGGATAATTTATCCAAGAGGAATATACATGGGAATAATACATGTATAGACTTTGTCGCATCCAAGATTAAACCATCCTGAACCCTTCCCTTGATATGTCATGACCCTGGGATATCGTGGAGTTGCATATTTTGGCTTTCTGGGTATCATCATCAGCCTTCCCTCCTTCGAAGTTTTTGCTCATCTAAGAGAGAGCTGTTCTAGCAAGGATTATACCAGTTTGGGATCAGTTAATTCTTCAACAACACAGAGCATGATAGAAAAACGTTGGAAGCTTGCATGCTGGTTCTTTATCTTCTTGGGTTTCTGTGCTTCGAGAGAAAACTTTCAAAGACTATGGGGCTTCTAACGGCTTCAAACCTACTCTGTTTTCCTCCTTCCCTTGCTTCCCTTCTTACAGCTTCAAACTTAAGGCCTCTAATGTACCCTTTTCTTGATCCTAGTAAATTGGTGATGGTCTCCATCTTTACATCCAAgagggttttctttttttaataaaaagaaagagagcacAAGACCTCCACCTCATTTTATATAATAAGGTTGGACTCGGAGCTATTCCTACAACTAAGCTTATATGTGTACCTATGAACTTCTCTTCTGAAGAAAAGCACACAATCTAGCAGTCACAGAGCCAGAGTTTTTGTAGTCTTACCACCAAAGGCAACCCTAGGATATGGAGATACTACTATTCCTAATAAACAGTGGGGTTGCCATCACCAAAGTTTTAAACCCTAGACCTCTCCCAAGTGGATAGGGGTGTCAACGAGCTAAGGTTGGTTGATAAAATATGGAGATACTAGTCTTAATTTCATGAGAGTATATACATTTGGTTTAGTCATATCTCATTGTAACACATATCCTTCATAACTTTGAAGTCCTGATGCTTCCAatgcatccaaaaaaaaaaaaaaggacttacAACTATCTGGAGAAGTGTCGGAAGAAAGGTATGAGATTTAACTCTCTAGTCTGAACAATGGAAAGCCTTCAATGCTCCAACAAAACAATCTCACTTTTAATACCAGAAAGT
The Phoenix dactylifera cultivar Barhee BC4 chromosome 3, palm_55x_up_171113_PBpolish2nd_filt_p, whole genome shotgun sequence DNA segment above includes these coding regions:
- the LOC103714369 gene encoding dehydration-responsive element-binding protein 2C-like isoform X1, with amino-acid sequence MSGNERKKRVRNRHDGSHPVAEVIAKWRELNRQLDCSSDVDKYARRVPAKGSRKGCMQGKGGPENSHCNYRGVRQRTWGKWVAEIREPNRGSRLWLGTFNTALDAAMAYDEAARAMYGPCARLNLPECGIAAKDTTLANAASYESTTTMSQHSNVSGVEESGVEAPKLEAGDETRSVNPPQSTAEQPVTSMAKTEADEELFKHFDSLQDLPQDMFGIEDILGNMDSYPSNSTATTQNMKSEEDQVGSVDANTIGHYGTPSALSLGIQSSDGKSLGTWCPMEQTPADMVDDCDFIRHMNQDMEYGLTNDQGIPELEFHDL
- the LOC103714369 gene encoding dehydration-responsive element-binding protein 2C-like isoform X2, with product MQGKGGPENSHCNYRGVRQRTWGKWVAEIREPNRGSRLWLGTFNTALDAAMAYDEAARAMYGPCARLNLPECGIAAKDTTLANAASYESTTTMSQHSNVSGVEESGVEAPKLEAGDETRSVNPPQSTAEQPVTSMAKTEADEELFKHFDSLQDLPQDMFGIEDILGNMDSYPSNSTATTQNMKSEEDQVGSVDANTIGHYGTPSALSLGIQSSDGKSLGTWCPMEQTPADMVDDCDFIRHMNQDMEYGLTNDQGIPELEFHDL